The DNA segment aaaaaaataaaattcaagtgTTGGTCGTGAATTTGAACTTAAACAAACGGCGAACGCTGGGATTTAGTTGGTTGGTTGGGGAGGGGAACATCTACGTGCGTCTATCGGGGCTCCGATGTGCTGTTTTCAGCACCACGCCAAAGCTTTCAACCTGACCATTACAGCGTTCACCAAGGAGAACGGATCTCACTTTTCCACACGCCATCAATTCACAGCTGGTGCATTAAGCCTGGTATccctaatacatatttaaaacaaactgccGTGATATAGtaattttggagaaaaaaatgttgtgatttaaaaagaagaaatgcAAAACGATCACTTAAtgtaaaactaaaaactaaaaaaaacaataaactgtgTATCCCATTCTTTCTTTTTAACAATATTCCGGGACTGTATGATTGCATTCTCTCAAAAGATCTGTATCGAAGCGCTAACTGTACATTACAATTGATGTTTTGTTTGAGTTGAGGTGCGCGCCTGTACATTGGGTGTTATTAAAATGATAATGTGTAACATTACATAAAGAActaaacaatacataaaataaaacaaactaggTAAACACTGGGCTTCAAGGAACGAATAAACGTGTTCGCACAGCCTGGGTAGTTGAGTGTAAAACACGGTCCAAACGCTGAAAAGCGCGAGTCCTAGCCTTAAGAAACCTTAAACATGATGGAAACCCCTAAATCCGACACCGGCATGCATCGGCTACAGAACAAAGACACTCAGATAAcatgaagatttaaaaaataactggatGGGATCAATAATGTAACTATTAGAGTGATCCAAGATGGCGTTCACCGTGGCAAACACAGCAGCTCCTCAACGTTGAACAGGAAAACCCGAATACAAAGCCCCTTTTAAAAGTAGGGAGTTACCCCCACACCCAGAAACAATATTTTAAGTTAACGCCAGATGCACCGGAGAAAGTCCTGTTTTAAAAGGCGAATGCTGGCCGGATAGTGGAACCGTTTTTCAATGAAGTTAGTGAACAAAATAATGCCTCCCATTTTTCCTATAATAAAGCGTTTGTTATTAGGTTCTGTTATTGTACAAACAAAACCGCGTGCACAGTTTTAACCATGAATACACACAGCAGATAAATGTTAAAGGACCCTCTacttctttattttcattttatgttaTTTGGAAAAATAACACATCTTCGGAACGGTGGGCAACTTTCCTGGCAACGATAAAGCAAGAACTGAGAAGAACCTGCGTTTGTGCAAATTAAAAGTTTAACTTGTAGGTCAATGTAACAGGATTTGGGTATCAAACCATTTTAACGGACGAAGATGCATCAAGCTTACCTATGTTTTCTCgtatacttttattttgtttctctgtTAATTTACAGCAGGTTTAACTGTAAATAATCTGAACCACGTCACTCAAAGTCAATGGCGGAGCTGTGTTAGTTAGCAAACTATATCCGTGTATTAaaagcaacaataaaacaaatccaGCGTCAACCCGCGTTTAATCGTTAGTGCAGTGATtcattttacaaatgcatttgGCTTCGGCACCTTTGGTTTCGGCTATTTGGGTCAAATTTGCAGGAATTCTGTAAAATTGAGCTCAGGAAGCTATGCTCCGGGTAGGTTTTCGGTAAATTAAAGTTTATCGGTTGACGAATTCCCGCACGAGTCGGGCATCGCCGTGAAGCCCAGGGTGTCCACTTTCATGGCAGGTGGGTGTCCGGACTGGGACCCGTCCGGATTTTATAAATTCCGCGAAAATACAGCGGAGAAGAAACACAAACCACAGTGTGCGAGAATCACACAGGCTGCTAGATCAGCTGCTGGCAGTTGGTGTTCTCAATCACGTCCGCACGGAGGCTTCATAATTTCACAGGAGTAGCTGGTAGAATAATCAGAGCGGGGCGAGTGCGCTTTCAGTTTGAGGTACAACTATTATAATTTAAGAAGAAATCAAACACAGCAGTATCGTAAAAGGAGGCGGAGAACAAACAaactgcacatatatatatatatatatatatcctaaaaaCAACGTATAGTTGCcattcaataacaaaacaaaaaaaactgggtCCCGACTTGTGACAAGttgagagaggaaaaaaaaaaaaaaatcggtggtCGTATTCCAGCAAGCCAAGGAGGGGTCTTTTGTggactttatttttaaaaaaagaaaaaacgaatTGACTGAAAAGCTGAGATGACAGAGACCGCCGCCGCCGCTCCAGCCCCAAAGGCGAAGAAGGCGAGTAAAGTCCCTAAAAAGGCTGCCTCGCACCCCAAGTACTCGGAGATGATCGAAGCTGCCATCCAAGCCGAAAAGAGCCGCTTGGGCTCGTCCAGGCAGGGCATCCAAAAGTACATCAAAGGCCACTACAAGGTGGGAGAAAACGCGGACTCCCAGATCAAGCTTGCCCTGAAGAGGCTGGTGGTCAGCGGGACTCTGCGCAAAACCAAGGGCATCGGGGCTTCGGGCTCCTTCAAGATAGCCAAGGCGGAGGACTCGAAGAAACCGGCCAAGCCCAAAGCAGCCGAGAAAGCCAAGAAGCCAGCCAAAGCGGCCAAACCCAAAGCGGCGGTGAAACCCAAGAAAGCCAAGTCGCCAGCCAAAGCCAAGAAGCTCAAAGCGGCAGAGAAGAAGGCGAAGAAGACGCCCGAGAAAAAGAAGCCAGCGGCCAAGCCGAAGAAGCAGGAGAAGGCAAAGAAGCCGAAAGCCAAGGCGGTGAAGCCCAAAGCCAAGAAAGCAAAAGCGGCTAAGCCCAAAGCCAAGCCGGCCCCCAAGAAAACCGGGAAAAAGAAGTAACGCGAAGAAGAAATGttaaacgaaagaaagaaaacacctcATTGTAAATAGACTTTTACAGGGTTTCGTTTTTGTATGGTTTCATGAGGACTTGACTTTCCCCTCTACAATCTCACACTGAATACACGTTGCACTAGTAGTAGTTTGAGGGAGGGTGCGTTTACCACACTGCCTGTTCTTTAATACTAACCCTTTAAAAAATCACCCCGTGAAAACTGTTATTGAAAGTACGGTAGTTTACGCTTTGTATTGctatacaatgtgtgtgtgtgtgtgttttaaatacatgaCTCATAGTCTCAGCTAAGCTAATGCTTAATATTATATTCCGATCCAGGTGaatattttgtttgtctgtttttaataTAACTCAATTTTGTAAAGAACACTTAATCATCCATGCCATTTattgtaataaattaaaaaaaataataataaatgaaacgaATGTCAATAATAAAACGTTCTTTATACTGTAATTTAAACAGAATAAAAGATGTGTGTGATTTGAATTTTCAATGAGTTTCAAAaggtgtctgtgtctctgtgtggggGTGATATTTAACATTACACGACAACTACTTTACAATTACCTTTTGAATACTTTTGACAGTTAAAAGGGTTACGGGTTGTTTTTGCAGTCGACTGAACTGAATACTAGTTGGTAATTTGCTCAGTACGTTTGTCTGGGTTCTGTCAAATGACCGAAGGAATGGCGTGCCCAGCCTATGATAAACTACTCGACAGAGAGCTACTGTGCAGGTCTTATGACTGTAATCAGAAATCTAATCTACACGACATGGCTAGCCGTGCTGTCGTGTGTGCTGCAATTACCCTGTCTGTCCACAGCTCCAACAGAACCGTGCTCAGCAGGCTACTACGGGATCCGGGAAGCGTGCTCGACAGCACTCCCCGCCGTTTCCAGTAGTTAACTACATATGAGCGATTAGAGtgtttgtgcgtgcgtgtgaAAATGCTGTATGTAAAACGCTTAAAAATGCTAAGCCTATGTTGGATAGGCTATTacaattgtatattattattctttatataATAAAATCTATTACAATTAAAACGCATATGGGGATAAACAATATCGctagaacaaacactttacacaCAAACACCTTGATACGACTTTGCTCACACAATACGTTAGATAGGTTTGTGCGCCCGTGTAAGTATTTTGAAGGTGCACAGACTGATTAAAGGCACGCAGTTATCAGGCTGCTTGTGTGCAGACTATCTAATTAACCACGCCCTTGCTCCCTCCAAACACATGCCAGCACGAAAACCTGTCACAACACAATACACCATATATGGAACTCACGCTCTTATTGGTCAACCGGGACCCCGCCCACTCCGGATTCTAAATAGTTATTCCTAATATTATACGTGTGTGGATAGCTGTGGAATGTCGGTCTGCGTTTACTACAGCTGACACAGCAAGAAGCCTCATTCATGAAACACGCTTAAAAATAGcttgcttttttatattaaaataaataacataaaactaCTTTCAAAGTAAAGAACAAAACCATAAGACCACATTTCTGTTTGGTTTTTTGTACAATTACTATAGCTATAGAAATATATAGTATACCTACACATACATAGTACagtttatatattaatatatcgGTTGATGCAAGTTTCtgtaaacatgtttgtttatttagaaaaaaaaaaaagttctgttaaAATATTATGGCTTTTAGATCTCATTACAGAAAACAGTAAGTATGCATCCTTTTAtctccacacacaaaaaacaatccAACAGCAACACAACAAAGAGTAGAAACACCACCTTTACCAGGATTCGATATGAAATAAAAACGAGAAGAGAGCATGGGGGTTGGATTTGCCTCAGTGTGTACAGCAAGAAGAAATTAAACAGAGCAAGCAGATCATGCTTCAGAAACTGACTGAAATAAAGTTACATCAGACCAGGACAGAAAACAGAAAGACTAGTGCCAAGCCAGGGCCTCGTCACGACAGCAAGAGAAATGTCGGGTTTATCCAAAATACTTGGGGCCAGATTTTCAAAGTGTAAATTAAAGAACCAAATACAACAGCCTTCAAGGAACCCCCTTCTCATAAAACAGAAGTCATTTACCACTTTGGATTAAAAATATTTGAAGGTGGTGGCTTCTTTGAATACCTTCAGAGTGTACTACTATACATTTTCCCTGGTTCCCTAATTACATGTAAAACAATCAGTCTGAAGATCAAGTCTGAAACATCCCCCACTGAAATACTGCAAAAGATCCACTGTCTTATTGGACTTCTCTTAGCAATGAGAACCTTCCGACACCCCTTTAGATCCGGGCAGTCTGTTATTACTGCTTCACTTCAAGGTTCAGTTTTGTCCCTTGCAACGAGATTTGATTTTGCAGTACATTCAGGGCAtgttgcatgtttaaaaaaaaaaaaagttactaaaTGTAAATTACATTCTTCAATTCGCTTCACAAAACTAAGAAAAATATCAATGAGCttttaggataaaaaaaaaaaatcattaaaatttTGATCTgaactaaatacaaatgcttcTGAACTAAGGAAAAATTAATTGGGGGGGGAGATTGTGCATCTTCAGAGTGCATCTTCTAAAGAGTGTTAGGGATCAGTGCAATATCAGGCACAGTGCATTTTTTCAGAGATTTTAACGTTTCACACAACTGTACATTATTTGCTGTGCACGATTCAGGTAGAGTGCAGGAGAAATGAGAGCGAGGGAAACTACAATGAGCATCAATAACCCTTTCTGAATTAGCTGAACAACGTTTTAGACAGACACTGACATACAGCTGGAGATGGAACTTGCATTCAAGGCTTCAACATGGAACAGTAAACACAGAAGATGAATCGGTATTTCACATCCCAGGCAGTGTTCTGTCCTGTACACATTCCTTTACTGGACCACTGGAAGAGTGTGAAGTCCCCACCGTGCGTTCAAACAAGCCTTTGACACCCCCACACCGGGGGTAAGTATTCCTCGTTTCCACTGCTGTATCCGTTTCAGCACCTTGTGTGAAGTGACAGATGAACTGTGCACTGTACGCATGTGCAATCTGTGTTACTGTTACTGTATGGGGTTAGCTGTCTTGTAGGTAGTGAGTCATGCATGACGGTAAGGTAAGGGGGTGAGATTAATCACATGCTTCCGCAGACAGCTGAAACAATGTATCTGCCGTTCCTTAATGTTCGATTACTCGTTCTTTattaaatcacttaatttacGCAGGCCATGTCTTTAGTaagtttaaagtttttatttggtAGATTACGGAATGTGAAtggttttggttttcatttttcGATCTTTCCACTTAAAATTAATTTCCCTGTGGTCAAAACTGCTCTAGACTGGAGTTCCTGTGGCAGAGCTGGCTCTGGTTGGCTATACAATTTTAAAAGTACAATAGATTTTGAAATCACGGGGCATGACAAATTTGGTTTTGGTACAGTATTGTCCAGATACTTAGTGTGCGTGCGTTCTGTATTTGCTTCTTTCTAACGGAGCCATGGGTGGCATTatgtcttcttttttctttttggcgAATCATTCTGTAGAGAGATTATTTGGGGCCATTCTGTAGAAAGCAGCATTAAAagcttttttaattgatgattattattagtcTAGTTTAAAAGACTCTAAGGCTTTGGGGCTTGCTTCTGAAGGTAGGCGAAATCAGTATTTTGTTACATAAACGACCAGCCGTTCTCTAGTCTGTAGTTTAGTTTTCGGCGTTTATGTCGACCCACAAGGCTGGCTGTGGTGTGTTGGACTGGCCAGTCTTCCTGCAGTCAGGGAGGAACCGTGTCCGTCTCTATTTCAGTTTGAGGAAGGCTCTGTAGAGTGTAAAGCCCAGGACTGTGAACGCAGCGGCTCCCAATGTCACCCGCAGCCAGAAGGAAGTTGTGCTGAGTTCTGAGCCGTTACGGTGCCTGTGAAACAAGGGACACGGAGAACAACAacttggaactggaattggaagcAAACGCCGAGTCACAGTATTGGCTGCTATCCCTTTTatctccccaccccacccccccaaaaaaacctcaAAAGACAAACTCTGATAagcttaaaaaaatcaattaaaaaaaggtacACAAACTGAGAACTGATTAGCTTAAACATAAAAAGAGATAGACAAACTGTGAACTCCgattagcttaaaaaaaaaaaaatgtgcatagaCAAACCGAGAACTCTAATtagcgttaaaaaaaaaagggaggcaGAACTACGATTAGCTAAAAAAGTACACAGCTGCACAAGCCCCTACCAAGCAGTGATAAAACCTGGAACGTGTGTCAGCCACACCAAGCACTGAAACTTGAAACTCCACCTACGGAAACATCGCAGCCAGAGCCAGCTTGGAGTAGAGGAGTGTGCTGGGAGAGTCCTGTCCGAAGCAGGAGAAGGGGATGGGAGGAAGGAGCCGATGTTTGTAACAGAACTCCGAGGGAGACAGACcgtgctgctgcttctgctccgGCAAATCCGCCTTGGAGGCCACGAGCACGCAAGGGATCCTGCTGTCCATGTAGTGTTGCTGGGGAGGATACAGAACACGATCGCtttttaaacaggtttaaaacagtctgtataaCGTGTCGCCAGAGAGCTTCTGGACCAGTACGGGAAAATCTCAACGTAACAAAATTCACGGTCGTGTCAAACTGTTGTTAAATGACTTGAGTGTCGACATCAAGTGCAGAAGGAAGAATAAAACCAATACGGAAACATGAAAGTACAACAATTACACTGACAACAACAACACTAATGATAACAGCAATAAAAGCACTAATACTAATCATAATAACAACACTAACAACACCACTAATGATAACAGCAATACACGcactaataataatcataacaaaaacaacaacaacaacactaatgATAATACCAATATAAACACTGATAATAATCATAATGCTACTAACAATAATATTTCTGAAAAGCTTTGATGCAGGTGTcccaggggggagggagggggaaccCTGCGTAATTCCTAAGCCCCGACTCACCTTGAAGATGCTGGCACAGTAGTTAAAGGACTTGGGGTCACTGACATCGTACATCAGGCAGGCCACGTCACAGGCTGCGTCCGAGGCTTTCAGAAACTCTGTGTCAACGTCCACTTCATACAGCTGGGAGAGAAGAGTGAAAACGACCGCTCTCAGTGTTACCCAACTACCGTTTTCATGATTCAAACCAATACAGACTGGCAGGAAAAGGTGTGTGTGGGGAATAAAGGTGTATAAAACAGCTCCTACTGTTGTATGAGAAATTTAAAAGGAGAGGACGTTTGTGACCCTACAGCTAAAGCAGAACCATTCGTAACAAT comes from the Acipenser ruthenus chromosome 13, fAciRut3.2 maternal haplotype, whole genome shotgun sequence genome and includes:
- the LOC117418070 gene encoding histone H1.0, which encodes MTETAAAAPAPKAKKASKVPKKAASHPKYSEMIEAAIQAEKSRLGSSRQGIQKYIKGHYKVGENADSQIKLALKRLVVSGTLRKTKGIGASGSFKIAKAEDSKKPAKPKAAEKAKKPAKAAKPKAAVKPKKAKSPAKAKKLKAAEKKAKKTPEKKKPAAKPKKQEKAKKPKAKAVKPKAKKAKAAKPKAKPAPKKTGKKK